The proteins below are encoded in one region of Silene latifolia isolate original U9 population chromosome 2, ASM4854445v1, whole genome shotgun sequence:
- the LOC141639940 gene encoding uncharacterized protein LOC141639940, translated as MGHNGSGQQEEQLLWVRESKLVCVVGTISFCEHLRIMVDVGWKTMDNAGIGWVMYSDIGEVIFTARRSIRAESALQAEGLGIYEVLLWAVDRGFRHLEVSSDCILLIFNLAGIQKPHQHLADVLNDIHALASSFHWLAFSFIHRSFNKIAHDLACEAMAT; from the coding sequence ATGGGGCATAATGGTTCGGGACAACAGGAAGAACAACTTCTATGGGTTCGAGAAAGCAAACTTGTTTGTGTCGTGGGAACCATTAGCTTTTGTGAACATTTGCGGATTATGGTTGACGTTGGGTGGAAAACAATGGATAATGCAGGAATAGGATGGGTCATGTACTCCGATATTGGGGAGGTTATCTTCACAGCTAGGAGAAGCATTAGAGCCGAGTCAGCTTTACAGGCTGAAGGATTGGGGATTTATGAGGTTCTGTTATGGGCTGTGGATAGGGGGTTTCGTCACTTGGAAGTCTCCTCGGATTGTATTTTGCTTATTTTTAATCTTGCAGGGATTCAGAAGCCTCATCAACATCTTGCGGATGTCCTTAACGACATTCATGCTCTTGCTTCTTCTTTTCATTGGTTAGCTTTTAGTTTTATTCATAGGTCTTTTAATAAAATTGCTCATGATCTCGCTTGTGAGGCCATGGCTACTTAG
- the LOC141642629 gene encoding F-box/kelch-repeat protein At3g23880-like, whose product MSDLNKHITHEVWSEILKRLPVKTLGQCRCVCKPWNSRIVSSSFIATHLKHYSQNAANTLLMYRQITGYPEEEDRYTLFLDSPESKGDKLDIHRTFTSPFMASKKVHHFRVVGSVNGLLCLSDDLFYEGHTYVVLLWNPFIHKYIKLPVPLATHNSTVGDFISMLGFGYDSKKGDHKVVRLVYIRGKDNLDTTPPMVELYSVQDGKWRWISGESVVNMCVCNMRWSQCFLNGNIHWISWERDDKTRCFLKNWLLLFDVEQEKFKKMKVPEPLSKVNTLNLSVSHYDGKLSILCSELKDNLTGRQMKRCEIWVKKEYKLGKSWCQMVNIDLEPACLNWVHCLRKSGEVLAIGDRATLVSYDPSTKQIETHGLNGRWLSWFTCDFTESLILLDKKDGVGTYDQVTKHRKKRFQYKIDPRTRAEIVKEKEVKIVPNNGTINMFYDGDYVICEQLFKFSGGKMTEEISDLLSYLEPDGISQL is encoded by the exons ATGTCTGATTTAAACAAACATATCACTCATGAAGTTTGGTCGGAAATCCTGAAACGCCTTCCTGTGAAAACTCTGGGGCAATGTCGTTGTGTCTGTAAACCCTGGAACAGTCGAATTGTTTCGTCATCTTTTATAGCCACTCACCTCAAACATTACTCTCAAAATGCTGCCAATACTCTCCTTATGTACAGGCAGATCACCGGCTACCCAGAAGAAGAAGACCGCTACACTCTCTTTCTCGATTCACCTGAATCAAAAGGAGACAAACTAGATATCCACCGCACCTTCACTAGTCCCTTTATGGCTTCAAAGAAGGTACACCATTTCCGTGTTGTAGGCTCCGTTAATGGTTTGTTGTGCCTCTCTGATGACCTATTTTATGAGGGTCACACTTATGTCGTACTTCTTTGGAACCCCTTCATCCACAAGTACATTAAACTTCCCGTTCCTTTAGCCACACACAATTCAACAGTAGGTGACTTTATATCTATGTTAGGTTTCGGGTATGATTCTAAGAAGGGTGATCACAAAGTGGTGAGACTGGTTTATATACGTGGGAAGGATAATTTAGACACGACTCCTCCTATGGTCGAGCTATACTCAGTTCAAGATGGGAAATGGAGGTGGATTTCCGGTGAATCTGTGGTTAATATGTGTGTGTGTAATATGAGGTGGTCACAGTGTTTCCTGAATGGTAATATCCATTGGATTTCTTGGGAGAGGGATGATAAAACCCGATGTTTCCTAAAGAATTGGCTGCTGCTGTTTGATGTCGAGCAAGAGAAGTTTAAAAAAATGAAGGTACCTGAGCCGCTTAGCAAGGTAAACACTCTCAATCTGAGTGTTTCTCATTATGATGGAAAACTGTCGATTTTATGCTCCGAGCTGAAGGATAATTTAACGGGCAGACAAATGAAACGTTGTGAGATTTGGGTCAAGAAAGAATATAAACTAGGGAAGTCATGGTGCCAAATGGTTAACATTGATTTGGAACCGGCATGTTTGAATTGGGTTCACTGTCTCAGGAAGAGTGGAGAGGTACTTGCAATCGGTGACCGAGCAACGTTAGTGTCATATGATCCAAGTACAAAGCAAATTGAAACACACGGGCTCAATGGCCGTTGGCTATCGTGGTTCACTTGCGATTTTACTGAGAGTCTGATTCTCCTAGACAAGAAGGATGGCGTGGGTACTTACGACCAAGTTACGAAGCACAGAAAGAAGAG ATTTCAGTACAAGATTGACCCGAGAACTCGTGCTGAAATTGTGAAAGAAAAGGAGGTTAAGATTGTCCCGAATAATGGTACTATTAATAT GTTTTATGATGGTGATTACGTGATTTGCGAGCAACTGTTTAAATTTAGTGGTGGCAAAATGACTGAAGAGATCTCAGACCTCCTATCTTACTTAG AACCTGACGGGATATCTCAACTTTAA
- the LOC141629346 gene encoding cysteine-rich receptor-like protein kinase 25: protein MVTLCSMLRLSLFLLLNLLILLSDLNQITANNSETSQPYVYSICNDTDPVAPNSVYQANINSTLSFLASNSSTTTSRFYNTTVGTGSNKIYGIYFCRLDVTNAVCQQCVSPATDAMKIQCRRQKDAVLWYSDKCMVRYSNKPFLGTMHETPMIAMWNRQNSLNIWDVTSNMPGFNQVLLSTLDEGANQATSGPTDKMFATREGIFAEDLMNLNTIYTLLECSPDITLNDCKNCLQATIGNISDLCNKKAGCTLMCLNCNIRYDTYPFYGDALLVDSPTPSPSPNFKGTGQRVHSNNRSLVIGFSAAAAVVTVIIAGLLKFLWSREIEKPHNDCNDIETVENLKFDFNLIRTATNNFSSDQKLGEGGFGQVFKGKLLSGEEIAVKRLSRNSRQGVKEFKTEAYIVAKLQHKNLVKLLGFCTSKQEKLLIYEFCMNSSLDKLLFDALKCQSLNWNTRFKIICGIARGLLYLHEDSRLKIIHRDLKASNVLLDNDMNPKISDFGMARLFGADETQGNTNKIAGTFGYMAPEYVIAGQYSAKSDVYSFGIIILEIVSGQRNKFSRTDNHEESLLERAWRLWNEKHTMELVDQTMGNNFTQEEAAKCIHIGLLCIQEDAARRPGMTSVASALNGDAIVLPSPAPPHIFMTGSFGFEEPRTSQSSKTFSGSKNITVLEAR from the exons ATGGTAACACTTTGCTCTATGCTAAGGTTATCTTTGTTTTTGCTGCTAAATCTGCTTATCTTATTGAGTGATCTTAACCAAATAACTGCCAATAATTCTGAAACATCCCAACCATATGTCTATTCTATTTGCAATGATACAGACCCAGTTGCTCCAAATAGTGTCTATCAAGCAAACATAAATTCTACTCTCAGTTTCTTAGCGTCAAACTCGAGCACCACCACGAGTCGCTTCTACAACACGACTGTTGGCACTGGAAGCAACAAGATCTACGGTATATACTTCTGTAGGCTTGATGTTACTAATGCTGTCTGTCAGCAGTGCGTCTCCCCGGCCACAGATGCTATGAAAATTCAATGCCGTAGGCAGAAAGACGCGGTATTATGGTATTCTGATAAGTGTATGGTTAGGTACTCGAACAAGCCTTTTCTTGGCACTATGCATGAAACTCCTATGATAGCCATGTGGAATAGACAGAATTCTCTGAACATTTGGGATGTTACGAGTAACATGCCGGGTTTTAATCAAGTTCTGCTTAGTACTCTGGATGAAGGAGCAAACCAAGCAACAAGTGGCCCTACTGATAAAATGTTTGCGACACGAGAAGGAATTTTTGCTGAAGACTTGATGAATTTGAATACGATTTACACACTTCTTGAATGCTCACCTGATATAACCTTGAATGATTGCAAAAACTGTCTTCAGGCAACCATTGGTAATATATCGGACCTATGCAATAAGAAAGCTGGTTGTACTTTGATGTGCCTCAACTGTAATATACGATACGACACATATCCGTTTTATGGTGATGCATTATTGGTAGATTCTCCAACCCCTTCTCCAAGTCCCAATTTCAAAG GAACTGGTCAAAGGGTTCATAGTAACAACCGATCTCTAGTCATTGGCTTCTCAGCTGCAGCAGCGGTAGTAACAGTGATTATTGCTGGGCTTCTGAAATTTTTATGGAGCAGGGAGATCGAAAAACCGCATAATG ATTGTAACGATATTGAAACCGTGGAGAACCTGAAGTTTGATTTCAACCTGATAAGAACCGCTACCAATAATTTCTCAAGCGATCAAAAGCTTGGAGAAGGTGGCTTCGGACAAGTTTTCAag GGGAAGCTCCTAAGCGGAGAAGAAATTGCGGTGAAGAGGCTCTCTAGAAACTCAAGACAAGGAGTTAAGGAGTTCAAGACTGAAGCTTATATAGTTGCAAAACTTCAACACAAAAATTTAGTGAAACTTCTTGGTTTCTGCACTTCAAAACAAGAAAAGCTACTCATTTACGAGTTCTGTATGAATTCCAGTCTTGATAAGCTTCTATTTG ATGCACTGAAGTGTCAATCCTTGAATTGGAATACACGATTCAAGATCATTTGTGGGATTGCCAGAGGACTACTTTACCTTCACGAAGATTCTCGACTCAAGATCATTCATCGGGACCTTAAAGCTAGTAATGTCTTGTTGGATAACGATATGAACCCTAAAATTTCAGATTTTGGGATGGCAAGACTTTTTGGTGCGGATGAAACTCAGGGAAACACCAACAAAATTGCTGGAACATT TGGATATATGGCTCCAGAGTATGTGATTGCGGGCCAATACTCCGCTAAATCAGATGTGTATAGCTTCGGGATTATAATTTTGGAAATAGTAAGTGGTCAGAGGAACAAGTTTTCCAGGACAGATAATCATGAGGAATCATTGCTAGAACGG GCATGGAGACTTTGGAATGAGAAGCATACAATGGAACTGGTTGACCAAACAATGGGGAACAATTTCACACAGGAAGAGGCAGCTAAATGCATCCACATAGGGCTATTGTGCATCCAAGAAGACGCAGCTAGAAGACCCGGAATGACAAGTGTGGCATCTGCGTTAAATGGTGATGCCATAGTCCTACCTTCTCCTGCTCCACCTCATATCTTCATGACAGGCTCATTTGGATTTGAAGAACCGAGGACTTCTCAATCTAGCAAAACATTCTCAGGATCGAAAAACATTACAGTCCTGGAAGCTCGGtag